From Petrotoga mexicana DSM 14811:
TTTTGGATATAAAACCCTACGTACCAGAATTCACCACTAATGATGGGATAAAAATAGGGTGGCTTGAAAAAAATGTTCACAAACTGCAACAATCGAAAGACGACGGTAGATTCAGTTAAGGAAAGTTTTTTGAGTTATAATATCTGTATATAAGTATATCCTTATGGGTGGGGAGCGAAATATTATATGAGGAGCTTTTTATGAAAACTATATCTATTAATCTACCAGATTTTATTGATTTAAATGAAAAAGAAATTAAATTACTAATCGCTACAAAATTATATGAAGAAGGCAAGTTATCCTTAGGAGAAGCCGCACAATTATCAGAACTTTCCAAGAGAGCTTTTATTGAAATATTGGGTCGTTTCGATAACTCGCTATTTAATTACAACGATGAAGAATTAAGAAATGATGTAAAAAATGCCTAATTACATATCTGATACAAGTTGTCTAATTGTTTTAGTACGAGAAATAAGAGGTATAATTTGGAATGAATGTATTTATGTTTAAGATCTAAAGCGATTTTCAAAAACATATAATACATTTTAAATACTTCAATATACTATCGAGGGGGAAAATAATGAAAGACACCAACAGAACGGGGAATATTCACAAAGACGAAACCGCCGAATATCATGAACTCAACTTTCCAAAGATAATTTCAGTAAAACCAATAGACATACCAGTAATCAAGGTATCAAACCAAAACCCGGATTTTGTATTTGAACTAGAGGACAATTCACTATTACACTTAGAATTTCAAACGACGTGGAAGAAAGCAGACTTACTAAGATTTGCACAATACGATATAGCGTTATACCAAAAAGAAAGAAGAAAGATAAATACGGTGGTAATGTACTCAGGAAAATACGAAAGTGCAGAAAATGAATTGGACATGGGTTCTATTAAATACAAAGTACAACAAATATTCATGACAAAGTACGATGGAATAAAAAGGTACGAAGAAATAAAAGGAAAGATAGAAAAAGAAGAAGAACTAACGGATAAAGATCTAATGGATTTAGTATTCTTGCCCTTGATGAGAAACGAAAAAAGTGAAGAAGAAGTGACAAAAGATGTCTTTGAGTTAGCGATCAAGATACCAGATGAAAACAAAAGAGAAGCGGTAATAGGATCGTTATTAGGGTTCTCTGATAGTTATGTAAGAGATGAGTACATAAACGAACTGAAAGAGGTGATACCAATGACAAAGATCGGAACTTCATTATTTGAAGAAGGCGTTGAAGAAGGAGAAAAAGAATTGACAATTAAAATATTAAACAAAAGATTTGGTAGACGATTAACCGAAGAAATAAAAGATAGGATAAGAGAAGCAGACAAAAAGACAATAGATTATATAGGAGATAACTTGTTAGAGATAACCATAGAAGAGCTAAAAGAGTTATTGAAATAATGGTAGTAGACGAGCTCTATCTGATCTTTTAGCTGGATTACATGGCATAGCCTAAACCTCCTTCCTCATGGGCGGGGAGCGGGGCGAAGGGGCGCTATAAAATTCATTATACTTGATTTAGAAGAAATGGGGGTGTTAAGAATGGAAACATTAGAAGAAATATCAAAAAGGGAAAGAGAAGAAGCTAGATTGGAAGGTGAGAAAGAAGGAAGAATCATAGGAAGAATTGAAGGCGAAAAGATAGGTATTCAAATAGGAAAACTTCGAGAAAGAAAGGAATTTGTAATTAGAATATTAAGTAAAAGATTCAGTAACCGGTTGAACGAAGAGTTAAAAGACGAGATAAGAAAAGCGGGTGAAAAAACGATAAGCAACATAGAAAACAACTTATTAGAAATAACAATAAAAGAACTAGAAAAAATTAAGATCACAAATGTATTTGACACATTAGAAAAAATGATTAAAATGGGCAAAGAAAAGGCTAGATTAGAAGGTAAAATAGAAGGTTTTAAAAAAGGAAGAATCGAAGGCGAAGAAGAAGGCATTGAAAAAGCTAAACTTGAAGAAAGAAAAGAATGTGAAATTAGATTGCTAAGCAAACGATTCGGTAGAAGATTAACTAAAGAGTTAAAAGCTAAGATAAGAGAAGCAGATGAAAAGACGATAGATTACATAGGGGATAACTTGTTAGAGATAACCATAGAAGAACTAAAAGAAATATTGAAGTAGTTGTAGAAAGGAGGGAAAGGTGCAGTTCCATTTACGATAGCTAGGATGAAGACTCTGCACCTAATTCGATGAATAAAAAACCATATATAGTTGATACAACATTAAGAGATGGTCAACAATCTTTAATCGCAACGAGATTAAAGATGGAAGATTTTGAAGATCAATTGATAGACTTCGATCAGGTTGGATATTATGCTATGGAAGTATGGGGTGGAGCCACTTACGATTCATGTATAAGATATCTTAACGAAGATCCATGGGAAAGGCTAAAAACTATAAAAGAGAAATTAAAAAACACAAAAATTCAAATGCTTTTGAGAGGACAAAATTTAGTCGGATACAGAAATTACGCAGATGACGTAGTAGAATTATTTGTAAACAAAGTAGCAGATTACAACATGGATATTATAAGGGTTTTCGATGCTTTAAACGACATTCGTAACTTGGAAAAGTCCATAGAGGTTGCAAAAAAAAGAAATATTCACGTTCAAGGTGCTATATCTTATACCGTTAGTCCTGTTCATAATTTAGAATATTATTTAAATTATACAAAAGAATTAGTGGAAAGAGGCGTCGATTCAATTGTTATAAAAGATATGGCAGGGTTGTTAAAACCAAAGGATGCATATGATTTGGTAAAAGAAATCAAGAAGAAATTCAACATCCTTGTTGATATTCATTCTCATGCAACCACAGGTCTTGCCTCTATGGCTTATTTTGCCGGAGTGGAAGCTGGAGCAGACATTATAGATTTAGCGTTGAGTCCTTTTGCTAATGGGACCTCAGAACCAGCGCTCGAACCTTTTGTCTACACATATGACTTAGATCTAAATACAAAAATAATAATGAAATTAGTTGAACATTTTTGGAATGTAAGATCGAAATACAGTGAGTACGATGTCAAGATGGAATCAATAGATGCCAGAATATTAAATGCTCAAATCCCTGGAGGTATGCTTTCTAATTTAATTTCTCAATTGAAGTCCCAAAAGGCTGAAGATAAATTAAACGATGTTCTACAAGAAGTGCCTAGAGTTCGAAAAGATTTAGGGTATCCTCCTTTGGTAACTCCCACTAGTCAGATCGTTGGAGTCCAAGCTGTTTTAAACGTATTAACAGGTAAAAGATATTCGATGATAACCAACGAGGTAAAAAATTATTTGAAAGGTTTATATGGAAAATCTCCTGCCCCAGTAGACGAAGAATTATACAAATTAGCTTTGGGCAATGAGAAACCTATCGACCATAGACCAGCAGACGATTTAGAACCTGAGCTAGAAAAAGCAAAAAAGGAGATAGGTATATTAGCTCAAAGTGAAGAAGACTTATTAACCTATGTTTTATTCAAAGAAGTTGGTAAAAAATTCTTGAAAAATAAATATGTTCGTTCTCTTAACATCGACCTAAACCTAGCGGAAAGCTTTCAGAATGAAGATACGGTCATTTATCCTATTTAAATTTTTGAGAAAAATGTTGAAAAACTGAGATTTTTGCTTCTAATCGGAAATAATTCTTGATAATTCCCTCTAATCGGTTTTAATCACCAATATTCATGATTTGAAAATGTACCTTTATTTGTTATAATTAGTTTAGTAAAAACGTTTCCATAAGGAAAAAAACACTCAAAAGGGGGTATCAAGATGAAAAAAGGCTTAATTTTAACTTTGGTAATGTTGGTAGGAGTACTTTCGCTATTTTCACAAACGTTAACCGTGTGGTCTTCTGAAAAACAGGTCGATTTCATAAAAAGGATCGGTCAGGAGTTTACCAGGGATACTGGAATAAATGTTGATGTCCAAATGGTTACTTTCGGTGATATCAAGTCAAAATTCCTAACTGCAGCACAGGCAGGGGAAGGTCCAGATATAATAGTTGGAGCTCACGACTGGGTTGGTGAATTAGCATTAAATGGTTTAATTGAACCTATTCCAAAATCTGCTATCGAACTTGACAAATTTGTTCCAGCCGCAATTCAGGCATTCACCTATGAAGGTAAGTTGTATGGATTGCCTTACTCCACGGAAGCCGTTGGTTTATTCTATAACCGTGATTATGTAAGCGATGAAGAAGTTCCAACAAGTATAGACGAGCTAAAGGCATTAGCAAAAGAGTTTACCACGGATGAAACGGTTGGATTCGCTGTTACTGCAAACGATTTTTATCATGTTTATGGTTTCTTTAGTGGATACGGTGCATATGTTTTTGATTACGATCCTCAAACTGGTTACGATATAACCGACATCGGATTGAACAATGAAGGAGCGATACAAGCGGGATATCTTTTGAAGAGCTTCTTCGACGAAGGTATAATGCCACAAGGTATGAACTACAATATTATGGATTCTATGTTCATGGATGGTTTGGCGGCTATGATAATAAACGGTCCATGGGCTGTAAAAGCATACTTAGATGCGGGTGTGGATTTTGGCGTAGTTCCACTAACAAGCATAGAGGTTGAGCCAGGTAAAACGATGAAACCGTTTGTTGGTGTACAAGGTTTGATGATCAATTCTAGGTCAGAAAACAAGGCATTCGCTATGGAATTCATTATTAATTACTTAGCAACAGCTGAAGGAATATATCAATTCTATATCTCTGACCCAAGGTTACCGTCAAGAGTTGATGTTTCTCAGATAATTGAGGAACAAGGTGGACCGGTTCCTGCTGAGATAGTTGATGCCTTCACTGAAAGTGCTGCAGGTGGAGAACCAATGCCTAACATACCTGCAATGCAATCTGTATGGCAACCTATGAATGATGCTCTTAACAATATTATAAACGGGACACAAACACCAGAAGATGCTCTAAACGATGCCGTATCAAAGATAAAAGCAGCTTTGTAATTTTAAATTATTGATCTTTTAAGATTAAAAGGTATCAAATTTTTTAACCAACAAAAAGGGGAGGTTATCCCCTCTCCTTTTTTTTAAAGTAAAAATTTATGGGAGGGCAGCTCATGAATAAGTTCACTACGTTTTTAATATGGATATTCATTGGGGTGATGAATGCACTTCTTGTATGGGCGATACTTCTTTTATTCATACTTGCCAACTATGGATTAGGTGTAGTTATAAGTATTTTTCTTGTTTTGACCGATTGGGCGATTTTTTCTAAAAAAGCTTACCCATACAGATATACGTTACCTGCTTTGTTTTTTCTCTTCGTTTTAACTATATATCCAATTTATTATACGATAGATACCTCATTCACTAATTACGGTACGGGACATTTATTCACTAGAACAAACGCTATAGATACTCTCCTCACAGATCCCACGTACTACTTTGAACCAGAAGATCCTAAAGCCTATGATTTCAAAGTATTTGTAAGATACGATGAGCAATACAAACCAACCGAAGACTTCTTATTACTTTTATATGACGATAAAAATATGTATTTATCCGAAAAACCCGTAACTTTAGAGTACGATTCAAGAGGTAACCTAATATACGCAGAATCTGAATTGTTCCCAGTCGAAAACGACGAAGTAAACATAAACGATACAACTTACACATTAATACGCCCTACTGAGAGTTTAGGAACCACTGGTAGTGATTCTATAATAGCCATTGAGAAAAACGGAGGAATCAGATACGCGTATTTTTATTCTCCGGTTGATCCACTTACCTCTACAAATTCAGCATTTTACAACTCTGTGTTGAGACAAAATTATTTAAAATCTTTAAATTTGGTATTGCAAGATCAAAACTTTCGTCTCTCTAGTTCAACAATATTCAAAAAGTTCTCAGAAGCCTATAGAGTTTACGATACATCGGTGAAGGTTATAGTTGATGGAGAAAGAGAGATATACAAAACAGTTGTGGTGAACACGCTAACTAACAAAGAATTGGTTGAAAGAGACTCAGCCTTTTGGGATTACAATGAGAATGGAGAATTGTACAGATTAATAGGATACAAAGACTATATAGGTGGGGAAAACTTTGCAAAAATAATAACCGATCCACGAATTTCTGGACCTTTTTTTAAAATTTTTGGATGGACTTTTGCCTACGCAGGTTTAAGTGTTCTTCTCACTTTCGTAGTCGGACTCGCATTCGCCCTAGTGCTAAACGATGCAAACCTTAAAGGAAAGGTAGTGTACCGAACTTTACTGATAATCCCTTGGGCGATACCTGCCTTTATTTCGGTTTTGGTTTGGAGAAATGGGTTTTTTAATGAAACGTACGGGATCATCAACAGATTCATACTGGGAAACTTAGGGATAGAACCCGTAAAATGGTTGAACGATCCATTTTGGGCAAAAGTGGCAATATTGATAACGAATACATGGCTGGGATTTCCTTACATGATGACTATAAGTCTTGGTGCTTTACAAAGTATTCCAGGTGAACTATACGAAGCAGCTGTTATAGATGGAGCGACCAGATGGAAACAGTTCAGGCAGATAACGTTACCGCTTTTGATGGTAGCTGTTGCTCCATTACTGGTTATGAGTTTTGCCTTCAATTTTAACAATTTTACATTAATCTATCTACTTACAGGCGGTGGACCAGCAATGGCGGGAACTAACACCCCTGCAGGTTCAACAGACATTTTGATCTCATATGTGTATAAACTAGCTTTTGAAGGTTCACAAGGTCAAGATTTTGGTTTCGCTTCCGCTATTTCGATGATCATATTTGCAATAATAGCAGTGTTTAGCTACTTTAACTTTAGATTCTCGGGTTCTTTTGAAGAGGTGAGTAGATAATGGCTATGATCGAAAAGAAAAATTACACTTTAAGGCATATAATACTAATAATCTGTATCGTTGTAATACTCTTTCCTCTTGTATGGTTGATCTCTACATCTATAAGAAGAGATAACGCTGCCTTTTCACCAAAACTGTTTTCGAACAGATTGACTGTAAATAATTATAAAGATTTAATACTTCAAACTCCAAATGTACCGGAGTTAATAAACGAACTCAATTCTCTAAGTTCGTACATCGGAGAATACAGCGGATTATCTACATCAGAAGCACAGAACAAAGCAACGAAGTTTTTAACCAGTTTGGAAGAATATTTTGCCGAAACCCAAAACAACTTCGAAGATTTGGAAAATTCGTATGATGAGATATTCACAATTTATGAAACTCAGTATAAAGATCAGTTTTATAACGATATCAACAAAATAAGGAATGAAGATTATCAAACCTTCCAAGAAGAGTTAACCACAATATTAAGTCTATCCCAAAGCATGGGTATAAACGTTGACACTACACAATTGCAAACATTGTTAGGTGAGTATTTTACTCAGAGAAAAGAAATAATAACTAACTTGGAAAATAGTTCTTTGAATAAAGATAGTGAATACTATATAGAAACAGTAAATACGATACTACAAATACCACTGAAAACTTCTGCCTGGAAGGTAAGGACGTACAGGAGATGGGTGAAGGAAGAGCCCGAAGCAGGAAGGTTTGAGGAAAGCATTTTATCGTTGTCTGAAAGATGGGATTCAATTGAAACAGAAATAGAAAATATCCAAAATAGTATTCAAATACAGTCTAACGAATTATACGGTGAGTCAATAAGTCAAGTATCTCAATTAGAAGCAGAATTGAACGATATAAACTCACAAATATCCCAAATTACTTCACAACAGGCCCTTTTAGAAGGGCAAAACAGTGAAATATACAACAGCCTATCTGCCCTTTTTGATATATTCATAGTCGAAAAAGAACGATTATATGCTGCCTATAACATATTAAGTGGACAAGACCTTACGAATGTAGAAGGAAAGACACCGTTATTTGGGGAAGATAAATCTTTTTACGATAACGTTCAAAAATTTTCCCAGATTCTTCCTCTTGCTTTAGAGGATTTAAATTCTATAGAGATGTTCATAGAAAATGGATTTGTAGAAACGCTCGAGCTTTTTACTGAAGTCTATCAATTTTTAAACGATAACTTTACAAAAATATACGCCATAAAAGATTCAACATCAATTTTACCGAGCTATCAAGCGGCAAAAAGCTCAACTTTAAAACTTTCTGAAAACATAGATGAATTGCTACCATTAACATCACAATACAGTTCAAATACTCAGCAATTAGCTCAATACAGTGCTCAGTTAAATACTTTAAGAGAACAAAAGAATGAAATTCAAAACACGCTTACACAGATCAAACAAGAAAATGAAGAAATCTTAAGTAACTTAGAAAAGATACAAAACCTTCCTTTTTTGTTAGTTTATATGGAAAGTGCCAATCAAGAAATAACTAACAACTTTGAATCAGTGAACTATGCATCTTTTATGAGTTCTAATTATTATCCGTATTTTACGCCCGATCGTGACAGATACGTATTAATGAATTGGTATAACAATCTGTTGGAATCAAAACAAAGATTCGATCAGGGAAGAGAAAAGTTAACGGTTATCCAAAATCAAATGGAAGAAAACCTTAATATATTCAATACCAATCTCAGTGAATATCTCACTTTGAATCAAGGCGGTAACGTGACTACTATTGAACCACTTTCTGAGATTGAAACACTATATAATACACAATACGGGAAAGCTTCAGCCGATATAGCCCGCGCCTCAAGGATAGTTAGCGATCTATCAAATTACACAGATTACTCAGAGTTAAAGTCAAAACTTAGGAGTATTGATAAAGATCTTTACTTGTTGCAAGAAGACTGGTCGGCAAAAGTAAGAAAACCTTTCATGCGTTGGCTTCTAAATTCCATAATCGTAGCTGGTATAACCTCAGTATTGACGGTTCTAATAACGTCGGTTGCGGCCTATCCGTTCTCAAGGATGAGATTTGTAGGAAGAAAGCAAGGATTATTCTTCTTGATGATAATTCAGATGTTCCCAGGAGTAATGTTTATGATTGCAATTTACGGCATATTGAAATTTATGGGAGATTACTTTGGAGTATTTGGTTTGGATTCCTTGGATGGATTGATCTTTGCATACATGGGAGGAATCGCATACAACATGTGGTTGTTCAAAGGTTACTACGACACCATTCCAGACTCTTTGGAAGAATCTGCAATGATAGATGGCGCTACAAGGTTCCAAACCTTTTGGAGGATCGTTTTGCCTCTATCTTTACCAATAATAGCAGTTGTTATGATACTTACCTTCATGAACATATTCAACGAGTTTGTCATGGCAAGGATAGTATTACAAAGCGAAGCGAATTATACCTATGCCGTTGGATTACAAACATTCTCGACAGGACCTTACGAAACAGAGTGGGGATTGTTCACCGCAGCCTCGCTATTGGGTGCAGTCCCAATGATCATTCTATTTTTGTCTCTCCAAAAATGGATAATAGGAGGATTAACACAAGGTTCTGTGAAGGGTTAATCATTAAAGAAAAGGAGACATGTGGTTTACATGTCTCCTTTTTTTGTTTGCCATTCATTAGCAGCAGCTAAGTGGTGTAAGTCCTATAAATTATGTTGAACCGTATTTTAGCAGGATTGTTATTCCGCCTTAGTGTAGTTATAATAATAATCACCGGACATACTTGGATTGTGTATATAACCTTTTAACCAAGACCGATAGACTTTCAACTCCTGAGGTTGATGAAAGGGTAAAATAATTGCGTACTCATAGACAAACTCTTGAATGTCTATGTACATTTGCTCCCTTTTCACAGGATCAGATTCAAGAGAGGCATCCTCTATCATTTTATTCAATGATCTCCCACCAAACTCTGGCCTTGGTAAACTTGCAAATTCCGCATAATTATCGCCCCTCATTCCTCCGAGATTACCTTCACTGTGGTAAAATGGGGAAATAAAGTAATGTGGATCTGGAACACCGCCTCCCAGCCAACCTAAGGAATAAGCTGGAAGCATCCTATTCTCTCTTTCATCTAAGTAAGTTGGCCATTGAACTCCTCTAACTTCAACTTGGAATCTAGGATTCATCTTTGCTAGATTATCCCTTAATATTTCTCCAGCTACTCTCCTTACATCGTTTCCTATATTGTAAAGAATAGACATTTTGAAACCAGTTTGCCATAATCTACCATTATAAGCACGCTTGAAATAGTCTTCAGCCTTTTGAAGGTCAAATTCATATAACGGAAGAGTTTCATCAAAACCTAAAAATCCGCGAGGTAAAGCGGTAGGAACTCTTTGACCCAAACCGTTCAAAACTTCATTTATCATCCCTTCATAATCAAAGGCATGCGCAAAACCTAATCTTACATCCCGATCTGCAAAAAAGTCTGGTGGAATTCCGTTCCCATCCAATTGACCTGAACCAATGTATGGTGACTCAGGGTTAACTTGCCAGGTGAAGTCTAAATAGTCAATTTGATTTATAGGTAATCCCTCCAAAACTGTTATCCCTTCCATTTGTTTTACAACATCTAAATATTGAGCAGGAACATCAACTATATCAGCATCTCCCGCTTCAAGCATAGCTCTTCTTGTTGACCATTCGTCTATACCTTGAATAACTACTCTTCTTATTGGGGCTGGACCTCTCCAGTAATCATCGTTCCTTTCGAGTGTTACCCTTTGTTGAGCGTGGTCCCATTCTACCAATTTATACGGACCCGTTCCCATCGTATGGTCTGCGTAGGGAGATTGTTCTTTTCTCCAGCCATGGTATTTCCACCAGCCTTCTGCATTTCCATCCCATATGCCTAATTCTATGGAATATTCTTTGTCTAATATTGCGCCATTATAACCCCAGCTACTTGCTATCAGGTTTAAGAATGGAGCCCATGGTCTTACTAAATGGAAGTGAACTTCGTTACCGTGAACTTCTACTGCAGGATCTATCACATCGTAGTAAAAATTAGCCAAAGCTTCTTCATATTCAGGAGTTGTTGGATTCATATCATCATCAAATATAGTATCCCATGAAGCACCTACGTATTCTTCCACCAATGTTCTTATACTGGTAACACCAAACATAGCCTCAAACAACCTCCACATTGGCCCTCCAGGAGGATCGTATAACAGTCCCCTTTCAAAACTATATTCGACATCTTCAGGTGTTAAATCGTTACCGTTGTGGAACTTAACTCCTTCTCTTATTGGAAAGACATATGTTGTTCCACCATCTCTCAAATAACCATTTTCAACAGAAGGAACAACTGTTGAAAGCATAGGAACAAACTTAGATAAACTCTCACCATCGTATGCTATTAAGAAGTCATAAACATTAATAATAACTTCACTACTTGCACTGTCTTGAAGATGGTGGGGGTCCAAAGTATCTGGCTCGCCAATAGTAGCATCGAAGATCAAATCAGGATTCTTAACTTGAGTAAACGCAAAAATCCCCATCAAAGTAACCATAAGAACAATAAAAACTTTTTTCATACTTCTCCCTCCTAGTATAATGTATGTGGATACTTTTTTTCTAAACAAAATAAAGAAAAAATTTTCATGGTTTTTATTTTTGTGAATTAAATTTCATAAAAATATATCTTTTATATCATAAAAAAGAAATCATTTAGTAATCTTTTAAATTATACAACAAATAAAGTTATACTGCAACCATTTCAGACTAATTATAAAACAAAAAAGTCCTCTGATTTGTACAATCAGAGGACACGATTTTTGAGATAGCCAAAAAGTATAATATAAACCAGAATTTGCTGTGGAAGGTTTTTGAAGTCCGGCGTTCATAAGGAGAATTTTACTTTCCAAAGTCAAAGAAAGAAAATATTTTATAAAAATAAAGTCAACTTAATAAAGTCGGTATAACGTATATATCTAAATCAATATCTAAAAGCACTTTTGCCAATAAATTCTCTTATTATTGAAGTTTTGGGTATTTCATCGAGTTCTGTGATGGGAAGAAAGTAATCCAAAAATCTCAGTAACCTTTTAGCTTCTGTATATTCAGGATGAGAGTTATCAATAGGGAGTAATAAAGGCTCGGCAAATAACTTCAAAACCGACAGCTCATAAACTAGGTGTGAATTGAACATAATGTCTGCTTCATCTTGGAAAGGAAATATGTTCTTATGTTCACCTTTTACAACCGAAGGCCAAATTTTTAACGTATCTTCGGCGGAATAACCTCTAAAGTAATAATCCCTCACTAACCTTCTTATAAGTCTAGTATCCGTTGTAGGAATTCTATCCATACTGTCTAAATTCATTTGAGTTAAAGAACTAACATAGATTTTGAACTTTTGTTCTTTTGAAATAGAAGCGGTTAACAGTTCGTTTAAACCATGGATCCCTTCTATAATAATAGGTTGATTTTCTTTTATTTTCAAAGTTTCATCTCGCCAAAATCTTTTACCAGTTTTGAAGTCAAATTTTGGGAGAGTGACTTCTTTTCCCTTTATCAGATCAACCATTGTGTTATTAAACAATTCTAAGTCTAACGCATTTATGCTTTCAAAGTCGTAATTACCGTTTTCATCCCGCGGTGTCTTCTCTCTTTCTAAGAAAAAGTCATCCAAAGATATTGGAACAGGTCTTAACCCATGCACTTTAAGATGTAATGCGATTCTTTTGGCACTTGTGGTTTTCCCAGAAGAAGAAGGTCCAGCTATCGTTATCAATCTTATATTTTTTCTATTTACTATTTCATCAGCTATCTGTGTATATTTTTTTTCGTGTAAAACTTCTGCTACCCTAATGATATCTCTTACTCTTTCGGCACCTTGAGAGATTATGGAGTTTAATTCTCCAACAGTTTTTATTTCCATAATATCTAACCAATTTTTGTATTCTTCGAAAGTTGCAAATAACTTTGGTGAATAACTATAATCTGGAACATCGTTGGGGAAACGATTTGTTGGATGAATTATGACGAACCCCTTTTCTACCTTTTTTAATTTGAATTTATTGACGTACCCTGTTGAATAAGGAAGATATCCATAAAAATAGTTAAAATATTTACCAGCATAATATATATTAACGGTACTTTTCTTTCGGTATTTGAAAAGTAAGGCTTTATCTTCTTCTCCTATCTCCTTAAACATTTTTATAGCATCGAATTTATCGATGGTTTTCTTTTCAAATACTATGTTTTTTTCAACGATCTCTCTCATCTTATTTTCGAGTAACATTAAATAGTCTTCCGATGGTTCACCAGATTTAAATTCGCAATACATGGCATCGTTGAGAGTGTTATTTACATAGAACTTATCTTCTGGATTGATTTCTTTCAGTGCAATGTACAAAACAAAGAAAAGCCCTCGCCTATAAATACGCACACCATCTGGCGTTGTAATATCGCAAAATTGTATACTTCCACTTTTAGGCACTCTGCTGAACAATTCCTTAATGTCATTGTTGAATTTTACGTATAAAACCTTTTTCCCGGTAGATTTCTCGAATTCTTTTGCTATGTCAATGAATTTGGTGTCTTTATCTGCATAGTATACGTGTCCGGATTCAACATCTGTCAGTTGAAAATTCATATTGATTTTCTCCTTTCAGAAAATGAAACCCGGGCTTAACCCGGGTTTTGGAGCGGATAATGGGATTCGAACCCACGACCC
This genomic window contains:
- a CDS encoding ABC transporter permease subunit, translated to MIEKKNYTLRHIILIICIVVILFPLVWLISTSIRRDNAAFSPKLFSNRLTVNNYKDLILQTPNVPELINELNSLSSYIGEYSGLSTSEAQNKATKFLTSLEEYFAETQNNFEDLENSYDEIFTIYETQYKDQFYNDINKIRNEDYQTFQEELTTILSLSQSMGINVDTTQLQTLLGEYFTQRKEIITNLENSSLNKDSEYYIETVNTILQIPLKTSAWKVRTYRRWVKEEPEAGRFEESILSLSERWDSIETEIENIQNSIQIQSNELYGESISQVSQLEAELNDINSQISQITSQQALLEGQNSEIYNSLSALFDIFIVEKERLYAAYNILSGQDLTNVEGKTPLFGEDKSFYDNVQKFSQILPLALEDLNSIEMFIENGFVETLELFTEVYQFLNDNFTKIYAIKDSTSILPSYQAAKSSTLKLSENIDELLPLTSQYSSNTQQLAQYSAQLNTLREQKNEIQNTLTQIKQENEEILSNLEKIQNLPFLLVYMESANQEITNNFESVNYASFMSSNYYPYFTPDRDRYVLMNWYNNLLESKQRFDQGREKLTVIQNQMEENLNIFNTNLSEYLTLNQGGNVTTIEPLSEIETLYNTQYGKASADIARASRIVSDLSNYTDYSELKSKLRSIDKDLYLLQEDWSAKVRKPFMRWLLNSIIVAGITSVLTVLITSVAAYPFSRMRFVGRKQGLFFLMIIQMFPGVMFMIAIYGILKFMGDYFGVFGLDSLDGLIFAYMGGIAYNMWLFKGYYDTIPDSLEESAMIDGATRFQTFWRIVLPLSLPIIAVVMILTFMNIFNEFVMARIVLQSEANYTYAVGLQTFSTGPYETEWGLFTAASLLGAVPMIILFLSLQKWIIGGLTQGSVKG
- a CDS encoding ABC transporter substrate-binding protein encodes the protein MKKVFIVLMVTLMGIFAFTQVKNPDLIFDATIGEPDTLDPHHLQDSASSEVIINVYDFLIAYDGESLSKFVPMLSTVVPSVENGYLRDGGTTYVFPIREGVKFHNGNDLTPEDVEYSFERGLLYDPPGGPMWRLFEAMFGVTSIRTLVEEYVGASWDTIFDDDMNPTTPEYEEALANFYYDVIDPAVEVHGNEVHFHLVRPWAPFLNLIASSWGYNGAILDKEYSIELGIWDGNAEGWWKYHGWRKEQSPYADHTMGTGPYKLVEWDHAQQRVTLERNDDYWRGPAPIRRVVIQGIDEWSTRRAMLEAGDADIVDVPAQYLDVVKQMEGITVLEGLPINQIDYLDFTWQVNPESPYIGSGQLDGNGIPPDFFADRDVRLGFAHAFDYEGMINEVLNGLGQRVPTALPRGFLGFDETLPLYEFDLQKAEDYFKRAYNGRLWQTGFKMSILYNIGNDVRRVAGEILRDNLAKMNPRFQVEVRGVQWPTYLDERENRMLPAYSLGWLGGGVPDPHYFISPFYHSEGNLGGMRGDNYAEFASLPRPEFGGRSLNKMIEDASLESDPVKREQMYIDIQEFVYEYAIILPFHQPQELKVYRSWLKGYIHNPSMSGDYYYNYTKAE
- a CDS encoding nucleoside kinase, whose translation is MNFQLTDVESGHVYYADKDTKFIDIAKEFEKSTGKKVLYVKFNNDIKELFSRVPKSGSIQFCDITTPDGVRIYRRGLFFVLYIALKEINPEDKFYVNNTLNDAMYCEFKSGEPSEDYLMLLENKMREIVEKNIVFEKKTIDKFDAIKMFKEIGEEDKALLFKYRKKSTVNIYYAGKYFNYFYGYLPYSTGYVNKFKLKKVEKGFVIIHPTNRFPNDVPDYSYSPKLFATFEEYKNWLDIMEIKTVGELNSIISQGAERVRDIIRVAEVLHEKKYTQIADEIVNRKNIRLITIAGPSSSGKTTSAKRIALHLKVHGLRPVPISLDDFFLEREKTPRDENGNYDFESINALDLELFNNTMVDLIKGKEVTLPKFDFKTGKRFWRDETLKIKENQPIIIEGIHGLNELLTASISKEQKFKIYVSSLTQMNLDSMDRIPTTDTRLIRRLVRDYYFRGYSAEDTLKIWPSVVKGEHKNIFPFQDEADIMFNSHLVYELSVLKLFAEPLLLPIDNSHPEYTEAKRLLRFLDYFLPITELDEIPKTSIIREFIGKSAFRY